A genome region from Candidatus Eisenbacteria bacterium includes the following:
- a CDS encoding MFS transporter, protein MAEQKTGFVAQIKSFPKAFWVANTMEIFERMSWYGWFTVMAVYVTGSVATGGLGFSTELRGTLQAIIPFFLYLLPVLTGALADRYGFKRMFIIAYAIMIVSYYLLGQFTSLPGFVFAFTLVAIGAAIFKPVVVGTVARVTNDANSSTGFGIFYMMVNVGGFLGPIIAGRIRGWGWEWVFVACSGWAVLNMLLVLIFYKEPARESADVRKLSKVLDGLVEVLGNLRFFITVGIVLVGLVLASVFNSLEVSWFSWGWAGVVLALWIAANLLIDLALPKEGEQAEAGPKRNPLARRMRCSNWRFALFLLIMSGFWTSFNQIFYTMPEYIRDFTETRPMIHAAERIFGKSDPDDPTRGVASNMATINDAERQEIVRVVQELKDALAPGETPRSELFLTLPRARFDALAEGADAAVRNAFPPALDREELAERLRVADPSQILGLVESARKSLGTGWRADLERESLEQTSRTLLYSKVRLAPDRLRKIVETEPNVDRATNRIIVAGRQMNPEYIVNINALGIVLFQVLVSFLMGRFHRFTTMIVGMLIAAVGIGFSALAGTEGMIGAGGLVWIVAAGILTFSFGEMMASPTSQEYVGRIAPANKKALYMGYYFVATALGNLFGGILSGQFYGTLARDMQRPDLMWLCFGGVMLFTALIFVAYNRFALPRSRPDSLTG, encoded by the coding sequence GTGGCCGAACAAAAAACGGGATTCGTCGCACAGATCAAAAGCTTCCCCAAGGCCTTCTGGGTCGCCAACACGATGGAGATCTTCGAGCGGATGTCCTGGTACGGGTGGTTCACGGTGATGGCGGTTTACGTCACCGGGAGCGTGGCCACCGGCGGCCTCGGCTTCTCCACCGAGCTTCGCGGGACGCTGCAGGCGATCATCCCCTTCTTCCTCTACCTGCTGCCGGTGCTGACCGGGGCCCTGGCGGATCGTTATGGTTTCAAGAGAATGTTCATCATCGCCTACGCGATCATGATCGTCTCCTATTACCTGCTCGGCCAGTTCACCTCGCTTCCCGGCTTCGTCTTCGCCTTCACGCTGGTGGCGATCGGCGCGGCGATCTTCAAGCCGGTGGTGGTCGGCACGGTGGCGCGCGTCACCAACGACGCGAACTCGTCGACCGGCTTCGGCATCTTCTACATGATGGTGAACGTGGGCGGCTTCCTGGGGCCGATCATCGCCGGCCGGATTCGCGGCTGGGGATGGGAGTGGGTCTTCGTCGCCTGCAGCGGCTGGGCGGTGCTCAACATGCTGCTCGTTCTGATCTTCTACAAGGAGCCGGCGCGCGAATCGGCGGACGTGCGGAAACTGAGCAAGGTGCTGGACGGCCTGGTGGAAGTGCTCGGCAACCTCCGCTTCTTCATCACCGTGGGGATCGTCCTTGTCGGCCTGGTGCTCGCCAGCGTCTTCAACAGCCTGGAGGTGTCCTGGTTCTCCTGGGGGTGGGCCGGCGTCGTCCTGGCGCTCTGGATCGCGGCGAACCTGCTCATCGACCTGGCCCTTCCGAAAGAGGGCGAACAGGCGGAGGCGGGACCGAAACGGAATCCGCTGGCGAGGCGGATGCGCTGCAGCAACTGGCGCTTCGCCCTCTTCCTGCTGATCATGTCCGGCTTCTGGACGAGCTTCAACCAGATCTTCTACACCATGCCCGAATACATCCGGGACTTCACCGAGACGCGTCCGATGATCCACGCCGCCGAGCGGATTTTCGGCAAGAGCGATCCCGACGATCCGACCCGCGGGGTGGCGAGCAACATGGCGACCATCAACGACGCGGAAAGGCAAGAGATCGTGCGGGTCGTCCAGGAGCTGAAGGACGCCCTCGCGCCGGGCGAAACGCCCCGGTCCGAGCTGTTCCTCACCCTGCCGAGGGCGCGTTTCGACGCGCTCGCGGAGGGCGCCGACGCGGCGGTGCGCAATGCCTTTCCGCCGGCACTCGATCGTGAGGAGTTGGCGGAGAGACTGCGCGTCGCCGACCCGTCGCAGATCCTGGGACTCGTCGAGAGCGCGCGCAAATCTCTCGGGACCGGATGGCGCGCCGACCTCGAGAGGGAATCGCTGGAGCAAACCTCCCGCACTCTTCTCTACAGCAAGGTACGCTTGGCGCCGGACCGCCTCCGCAAAATCGTCGAGACCGAACCGAACGTGGATCGGGCGACGAACCGGATCATCGTCGCCGGCAGGCAGATGAACCCGGAGTACATCGTCAACATCAACGCCCTCGGGATCGTCCTCTTCCAGGTGCTGGTCTCCTTCCTGATGGGGCGGTTCCACCGCTTCACCACCATGATCGTCGGCATGTTGATCGCCGCGGTGGGAATCGGCTTCTCGGCGCTCGCTGGCACGGAGGGGATGATCGGCGCCGGCGGCCTCGTCTGGATCGTGGCGGCGGGCATTCTGACGTTCTCCTTCGGCGAAATGATGGCGAGCCCGACGAGCCAGGAGTACGTGGGCCGCATCGCCCCGGCGAACAAGAAGGCGCTCTACATGGGCTACTACTTCGTGGCGACCGCGCTCGGCAACCTCTTCGGCGGGATCCTCTCGGGCCAGTTCTACGGAACGCTGGCGCGGGACATGCAGCGCCCGGACCTGATGTGGCTCTGCTTCGGCGGCGTCATGCTGTTTACGGCTCTGATCTTCGTGGCTTACAACCGCTTCGCGCTGCCGAGGTCCCGGCCGGACTCCTTGACCGGCTAG
- the msrB gene encoding peptide-methionine (R)-S-oxide reductase MsrB, producing the protein MTYDIRKTDEEWKRELTPEQYTVTRLKGTEPPWSGALLHNKEKGTYFCAACGQPAFSSDVKYDSGSGWPSFRRPLGENNLKEISDPSLGMRRTEVVCARCGAHMGHVFDDGPPPEGLRYCINSAALRFEKAAEAERP; encoded by the coding sequence ATGACATACGACATCCGTAAAACCGACGAGGAATGGAAACGGGAACTGACGCCGGAGCAGTACACGGTCACGCGCCTCAAGGGGACCGAGCCTCCTTGGAGCGGCGCCCTTCTGCACAACAAGGAAAAGGGAACCTATTTTTGCGCCGCCTGCGGTCAGCCCGCATTCTCTTCTGATGTAAAATATGACTCCGGAAGCGGCTGGCCCAGCTTCCGGCGGCCGCTCGGCGAAAACAACCTGAAGGAGATTTCGGATCCGTCTCTCGGCATGCGGCGGACCGAGGTCGTCTGCGCCCGGTGCGGCGCCCACATGGGACACGTCTTCGACGACGGGCCTCCGCCGGAAGGACTCCGTTACTGCATCAACTCGGCGGCCCTTCGCTTCGAGAAGGCGGCGGAAGCAGAACGGCCGTAA
- the pyk gene encoding pyruvate kinase, which produces MTRTKIVCTIGPASSSPERIEGLIEAGMDVARLNFSHGSLEDHGRTIEIIREAAARAGRPVAILQDLAGPKIRIGPIEEGPVLLETGATFTLTARVVVGNAERVSVSYRGLPGDVRVGDPLLLADGAIELAVLRVDGDEILCRVVVGGPLTSRKGINLPTRTIQAPILTAKDLEDLAFGAERNVDYVALSFVRNREDVEIARAALRKTGASIPLIAKIEKHEAVDRFDEILPVVNGVMIARGDLGVEIPIERVPEVQKRLIGRSNRAGAPVITATQMLRSMVENPRPTRAEVTDVANAILDGTDAVMLSEETAVGRYPVEAVRMMKRIAVETERMFPHKEWMLRFDRRGTMTPEEAVAIGACQMAEKVRACAIVTHTVSGSTTRLVARYRPRHPILALTPDESTWRRLALVWGVIPKRVDGGNTESDLVASTLEQVRNAGFAKPGQAVVITAGMPLYEPGTTNWIRVATL; this is translated from the coding sequence ATGACGCGCACCAAAATCGTCTGCACCATAGGCCCGGCGTCGAGTTCGCCGGAGCGGATCGAAGGCCTGATCGAGGCGGGGATGGACGTGGCGCGGCTCAATTTCTCCCACGGGAGCCTCGAGGACCACGGGCGCACCATCGAAATCATCCGCGAAGCCGCGGCGCGGGCGGGGCGCCCCGTGGCGATCCTGCAAGACCTGGCGGGCCCCAAGATCCGGATCGGTCCGATCGAGGAAGGCCCCGTGCTCTTGGAGACCGGCGCCACCTTCACGCTCACCGCGCGGGTGGTGGTGGGGAACGCCGAGCGCGTCTCGGTCAGCTATCGCGGACTACCGGGGGACGTGCGCGTCGGCGACCCGCTGCTTCTCGCCGACGGCGCGATCGAACTGGCGGTGCTTCGCGTCGACGGCGACGAGATCCTCTGTCGCGTCGTGGTCGGCGGCCCCCTCACCAGCCGAAAAGGGATCAACCTCCCGACCCGCACCATCCAGGCGCCGATCCTCACGGCGAAGGACCTGGAGGATCTCGCCTTCGGCGCCGAGCGGAACGTGGATTACGTGGCGCTCTCCTTCGTTCGGAACCGGGAAGACGTGGAGATCGCCCGCGCCGCCCTGCGGAAGACGGGCGCGTCGATTCCGCTCATCGCCAAGATCGAAAAGCACGAGGCGGTGGACCGTTTCGACGAGATCCTCCCCGTCGTGAACGGCGTGATGATCGCCCGAGGCGACCTGGGCGTGGAGATCCCCATCGAGCGCGTGCCGGAAGTGCAGAAGCGGTTGATCGGGCGGAGCAACCGCGCGGGTGCGCCGGTGATCACCGCCACGCAGATGCTCCGCTCCATGGTCGAGAACCCCCGCCCCACGCGGGCGGAGGTGACCGACGTGGCGAACGCCATCCTCGACGGCACCGACGCGGTGATGCTCTCCGAGGAGACCGCCGTGGGTCGTTATCCGGTGGAGGCGGTTCGCATGATGAAACGGATCGCCGTCGAAACGGAGCGGATGTTTCCACACAAGGAATGGATGCTCCGCTTCGACCGTCGCGGGACGATGACCCCCGAGGAAGCGGTGGCGATCGGCGCCTGCCAGATGGCGGAAAAGGTGCGCGCCTGCGCGATCGTGACGCACACCGTTTCGGGGAGCACCACGCGGCTCGTGGCGCGCTACCGGCCGCGTCATCCGATTCTGGCGCTGACGCCGGACGAGAGCACTTGGCGCCGCCTCGCCCTGGTCTGGGGGGTGATCCCGAAACGCGTCGACGGCGGGAACACGGAATCGGATCTGGTGGCGAGCACGCTCGAGCAGGTCCGGAACGCGGGATTCGCCAAACCGGGGCAGGCGGTGGTGATCACCGCCGGGATGCCGCTCTACGAGCCGGGAACCACGAACTGGATCCGCGTCGCGACCCTTTAG
- a CDS encoding sulfatase: MFAFRAAARKTALSFAVAALVASGGCAGSKDAAGTNILLVTLDTTRADYLSCYGYQGPVRATPNLDSLAADGVRFDRAISASAATPVSHATILTGVYPYRHGVRVIYAEEGYFLADSVATLASILGEKGWDTGAVLSSFTVSEFYGFDRGFRYFDSGISDDPEAAFRPKGNGLWGWEVEKNQRRSDATTDEAIRWLEGAKRPFCLWVHYWDPHDERLLPPEENQRLFETDTKDIYERKRLQYAGEIHYMDSQFGRLIRRLKESGEYDNTAIVVVADHGEGLGDHGWWNHRILYQEQIRVPLIAKIPGWPAGEEIAAAVRSADTMPTLLAAAGVAPPPGLDGRDMTPVVLGEEEEPRTAYADAINLYDLNAGMVRLRPDDSLLHSLIDGDWKLIHRPLLEGKDELYRLSSDPREETNLVEEEPDRATRLREALDRFNGYVRDSLGEAADPETLERLKALGYVGD, translated from the coding sequence GTGTTTGCCTTTCGCGCCGCCGCCCGAAAAACGGCCCTTTCGTTCGCGGTAGCCGCTCTCGTCGCTTCCGGCGGTTGCGCCGGATCCAAGGACGCCGCGGGGACCAACATCCTGCTCGTCACTCTCGACACCACCCGGGCGGACTATCTGAGTTGCTATGGCTATCAAGGACCGGTCCGGGCCACCCCGAACCTCGATTCCCTCGCCGCCGACGGCGTCCGCTTCGACAGGGCGATCTCCGCGTCGGCCGCCACGCCCGTCTCCCACGCCACGATCCTCACCGGCGTCTACCCCTACCGCCACGGCGTTCGCGTGATCTACGCCGAGGAAGGCTACTTCCTCGCCGACTCGGTGGCGACGCTCGCGTCGATCCTCGGTGAAAAGGGATGGGACACGGGCGCCGTGCTCAGCTCCTTCACCGTCTCCGAGTTCTACGGCTTCGACCGCGGATTCCGCTATTTCGACAGCGGGATATCGGACGATCCGGAAGCGGCCTTCCGGCCGAAGGGGAACGGGCTCTGGGGCTGGGAGGTGGAGAAGAACCAGCGCCGCTCCGACGCGACCACCGACGAGGCGATCCGCTGGCTGGAGGGAGCGAAACGCCCCTTCTGTCTTTGGGTGCACTACTGGGACCCGCACGACGAAAGGCTCCTTCCCCCCGAGGAAAACCAGCGGCTCTTCGAGACGGACACGAAAGACATCTACGAGAGGAAACGGCTGCAGTACGCCGGCGAGATCCATTACATGGATTCCCAGTTCGGGCGGCTGATCCGGCGGTTGAAGGAGAGCGGCGAATACGACAACACGGCGATCGTGGTGGTGGCGGATCACGGCGAGGGACTCGGCGACCACGGCTGGTGGAACCACAGGATTCTCTACCAGGAACAGATCCGCGTTCCCCTGATCGCCAAGATTCCCGGATGGCCGGCGGGAGAGGAGATCGCCGCCGCGGTGCGGTCCGCCGACACGATGCCCACGCTGCTCGCCGCGGCCGGCGTGGCGCCCCCGCCCGGACTGGACGGCCGGGACATGACGCCCGTGGTGCTCGGCGAGGAGGAGGAGCCGCGCACCGCCTACGCGGACGCGATCAACCTGTACGACCTCAACGCCGGCATGGTGCGGCTCCGCCCGGACGACAGCCTGCTCCACTCGTTGATCGACGGCGATTGGAAGCTGATCCACCGTCCCCTCCTCGAGGGGAAGGACGAGCTGTACCGCCTCTCGTCGGATCCGCGCGAGGAGACGAACCTCGTCGAGGAGGAGCCGGATCGGGCGACCCGCCTCCGCGAGGCGCTGGACCGTTTCAACGGATACGTCCGCGACTCGTTGGGCGAGGCCGCCGACCCGGAGACGTTGGAGCGCCTGAAGGCCCTCGGCTATGTGGGCGATTGA
- a CDS encoding FAD-dependent oxidoreductase: MEKSERKTDVLIIGGGPAGTQAARLIKEKSPETTVTMLRPESHSLVYCAIPYAIEGLFPLASTFKSDDLVTGVGVEMIRQKAVRVDPDTRTVTLDDGGAVRYEKLFIATGALPLKPNLPGADLENIFTVKTAEDALAIMRRLQGGVECDPLRPPKRDGDPIRAVVIGAGAIGLEQAAAYRAHDVEVDLVEMAPHPLPNLIDADMAGDVIREMERLGVRLHLGAAVERFLGEKHLAGVVLSNGEKIDLRPGRDFAVLAVGMRPDLRCAEGIGLDIDRDGIVVDDRMRTRVPNIWAAGDCVAFKSGVDGRPIGGKLATNAVPMGKTAAMDMLGLETHYPGFFNGAVTVAGNLRVGGTGFTEATARSRGFRTLSTFGETATRFPMMPGAGKVRVKLVFDRESRRILGGQVIGDEAVAERTDLLTLAVQHRLVARDLSRFSYCAQPWQTFYPARNAIVEAATRAAETPCDGEG, encoded by the coding sequence ATGGAAAAGAGCGAGCGAAAAACGGACGTGCTGATCATCGGCGGCGGACCGGCGGGCACCCAGGCGGCCCGCCTCATCAAGGAAAAGAGCCCGGAGACGACGGTGACCATGCTTCGCCCGGAAAGCCACTCCCTCGTGTACTGCGCGATCCCCTATGCGATCGAGGGACTCTTCCCGCTCGCGAGCACCTTCAAGAGCGACGATTTGGTCACGGGCGTCGGCGTCGAGATGATCCGGCAAAAGGCGGTTCGCGTCGATCCGGACACGCGAACGGTGACCCTGGACGACGGCGGCGCGGTTCGTTACGAGAAGCTCTTCATCGCCACAGGCGCTCTTCCCCTGAAGCCGAATCTTCCGGGGGCGGACCTGGAGAACATCTTCACCGTCAAGACGGCGGAGGACGCTCTGGCGATCATGCGCCGGCTGCAGGGAGGCGTCGAGTGCGATCCTCTCCGCCCGCCGAAGAGAGACGGCGATCCGATCCGGGCGGTGGTGATCGGCGCCGGTGCGATCGGCCTGGAGCAAGCCGCCGCCTACCGCGCCCACGACGTGGAGGTCGATCTGGTGGAGATGGCGCCGCACCCGCTGCCGAATCTGATCGACGCCGACATGGCCGGCGACGTGATCCGCGAGATGGAGAGACTGGGCGTCCGCCTTCATCTCGGCGCCGCCGTGGAGAGATTCCTGGGCGAGAAGCATCTGGCGGGCGTCGTCCTGTCGAACGGGGAGAAGATCGATCTGCGACCGGGACGGGACTTCGCGGTCCTCGCCGTGGGCATGCGGCCGGATTTGCGATGCGCCGAAGGGATCGGCCTCGACATCGACCGGGACGGGATCGTCGTGGACGACCGGATGCGGACCCGGGTGCCGAACATCTGGGCCGCGGGCGACTGCGTCGCTTTCAAGTCGGGGGTGGACGGTCGGCCCATCGGCGGGAAGCTGGCCACCAACGCCGTGCCGATGGGAAAGACGGCGGCCATGGACATGCTCGGCCTGGAGACCCATTACCCCGGCTTTTTCAACGGCGCGGTCACGGTGGCGGGGAATCTCCGCGTCGGCGGCACCGGCTTCACCGAGGCGACGGCGCGATCGCGCGGTTTCCGCACTCTCTCGACCTTCGGAGAAACCGCCACCCGCTTCCCGATGATGCCGGGCGCGGGCAAGGTCCGGGTGAAACTGGTCTTCGATCGGGAATCCCGGCGCATTCTGGGGGGGCAGGTGATCGGCGACGAAGCGGTGGCGGAGCGAACCGATCTCCTCACCCTCGCCGTCCAACACCGCCTCGTGGCGCGGGATCTCTCCCGGTTCAGCTACTGCGCGCAACCCTGGCAGACCTTCTACCCCGCCCGGAACGCGATCGTCGAGGCGGCGACGCGGGCCGCCGAGACGCCTTGCGACGGAGAGGGGTGA
- a CDS encoding outer membrane beta-barrel protein, translated as MNGRPSARIVLLLLFLFATIFPLSSARAAGKAGLYLIRMEPYGADAEEYSRPGWGGGAHVVAPIPDVNQLLAGTAGLEFVNLMTETKKFRDSVTGLRTEQQTSQNYGRLYVGAEIGPHGGGFFRPHVGTNIAWTFYWIDTDVVIPDDSARENEIRQDLESEWENAFGWDVTIGLDLNFSNKVPVEIGVRYMKSFGVPQQLGDKAEKIHPEYFQVYAGVGVSFDAFRKS; from the coding sequence ATGAATGGCAGGCCCTCCGCGCGAATTGTTTTGCTGTTGCTCTTCCTTTTCGCGACGATCTTCCCTCTCTCCTCCGCGCGCGCCGCCGGGAAGGCGGGCCTTTATCTCATCCGGATGGAGCCCTACGGCGCCGACGCCGAGGAATACAGCCGTCCCGGTTGGGGCGGAGGCGCGCACGTCGTCGCCCCCATCCCCGATGTGAACCAGCTCCTCGCGGGAACGGCGGGCCTCGAATTCGTGAACCTCATGACCGAGACCAAAAAGTTCCGAGACTCGGTCACCGGTCTTCGTACGGAACAGCAGACGAGTCAGAATTACGGCCGTCTTTACGTGGGCGCCGAGATCGGCCCGCACGGCGGCGGTTTCTTCCGTCCCCACGTAGGAACCAACATCGCCTGGACCTTCTATTGGATCGACACGGACGTGGTGATTCCGGACGACTCGGCCCGGGAGAACGAGATCCGGCAGGACCTGGAGTCGGAGTGGGAGAACGCCTTCGGCTGGGACGTGACGATCGGCTTGGACCTCAACTTCTCGAACAAAGTCCCCGTCGAGATCGGCGTCCGCTACATGAAGAGTTTCGGCGTCCCCCAACAGCTCGGCGACAAGGCGGAGAAGATCCATCCGGAGTATTTCCAGGTCTACGCCGGCGTCGGCGTCTCCTTCGACGCGTTCCGGAAAAGCTGA
- the selD gene encoding selenide, water dikinase SelD yields MKPIYLDYNATTPIAPEAADAMIPYIREHFGNPSSGHPFGALAKRAVEQARADVAALLGADPGEIVFTGGGTESNNLALLGGALARRDRGRHVITSTIEHPAVTEVCAELEKRGFRVTRLAVDERGFLHPDRLREAIDDDTILVTFMLANNEVGTILPVRELAEIAHERGALVHTDAAQAMGKIPVRVDDLGVDLLSVAGHKLYAPKGVGALYIRSGARIEKILHGADHERGLRPGTENVPEIVGLGAACRVAGERLEEHMSAMIRARDRLHEAILREVGEKNVRMNGHPVHRLPNTLSLSFRGVEADTLLTEIGDRVAASAGAACHTEEVDISPVLQAMGVPVEWAMGTVRLTTGRGTTDDDVDRAAKIIGEAVRRLLPEGEGAPVSAASGENADVRLTQYTHGLGCACKLRPQDLEKVLRNLPRPEDPNLLVGADKSDDAAVYRVSDELAIVQTVDFFTPVVDDPYRFGAASAANSLSDVYAMGARPVFALNVVGFPAGRLPLRVLERILEGAFDKAREAGVIIAGGHTVDDTEPKFGLAVTGFVHPDRLVRNDGARAGDALVLTKPIGVGVLATAVKRGLAEEGTAEKIADLMAELNRAAAEAMEAIGASACTDVTGFGLLGHLHEMTAGSGVDAEIRASAVPRLEEALRWIAAGVVPGGTENNLEFVLPHVDFDADVPEGERVLLADAQTSGGLLIALPEKKAGALLEDLRKRGVREAALIGRFTAKGTGRIRVAR; encoded by the coding sequence ATGAAGCCGATCTACCTCGATTACAACGCGACCACGCCGATCGCGCCGGAAGCGGCGGACGCGATGATCCCCTACATCCGCGAGCATTTCGGGAATCCCTCCAGCGGCCATCCCTTCGGCGCGCTCGCCAAGCGGGCGGTCGAGCAGGCGCGGGCGGATGTGGCGGCGCTTCTCGGCGCGGATCCGGGAGAAATCGTCTTCACGGGCGGCGGAACGGAGAGCAACAACCTCGCCCTGCTCGGCGGAGCGCTCGCCCGGCGCGACCGCGGCCGTCACGTCATCACTTCCACCATCGAGCATCCCGCGGTGACCGAGGTGTGCGCCGAGCTGGAGAAGCGCGGCTTCCGCGTCACCCGCCTCGCGGTGGACGAGAGAGGGTTCCTCCATCCGGACCGCCTGCGCGAGGCGATCGACGACGACACCATCCTTGTCACCTTCATGCTCGCCAACAACGAAGTGGGGACGATCCTGCCGGTGCGCGAGCTGGCGGAGATCGCGCACGAGCGCGGCGCACTCGTCCACACCGACGCGGCGCAGGCGATGGGGAAGATTCCGGTCCGCGTGGACGATCTCGGCGTGGACCTCCTCTCCGTGGCGGGGCACAAGCTCTACGCGCCGAAAGGGGTGGGCGCGCTCTACATCCGCTCCGGCGCGCGAATCGAGAAGATCCTTCACGGCGCCGATCACGAGCGCGGCCTTCGCCCGGGGACGGAGAACGTGCCGGAGATCGTCGGCCTCGGCGCCGCCTGCCGCGTCGCGGGGGAACGGCTCGAGGAACACATGAGCGCCATGATCCGCGCGCGGGACCGCCTGCACGAGGCGATTCTCCGCGAAGTGGGCGAGAAAAACGTCCGCATGAACGGCCACCCGGTCCACCGCCTCCCGAACACGCTCAGCCTCTCCTTCCGCGGCGTCGAAGCGGACACGCTGCTCACCGAGATCGGCGATCGCGTCGCCGCGTCGGCGGGGGCGGCGTGTCATACCGAGGAGGTGGACATCTCCCCCGTGCTGCAGGCGATGGGGGTGCCGGTGGAGTGGGCGATGGGGACGGTCCGCCTCACCACGGGGCGGGGCACGACCGACGACGACGTGGACCGCGCGGCGAAGATCATCGGCGAGGCGGTGAGGCGTCTCCTTCCGGAGGGGGAGGGCGCCCCCGTCTCCGCCGCTTCCGGCGAGAACGCCGACGTCCGCCTCACCCAATACACTCACGGCCTCGGCTGCGCCTGCAAGCTCCGCCCCCAGGATTTGGAGAAGGTGCTCCGCAACCTTCCGCGTCCCGAGGATCCCAACCTCCTCGTCGGCGCCGACAAGTCGGACGACGCAGCGGTCTACCGCGTCTCCGACGAGCTGGCGATCGTGCAAACCGTCGATTTCTTCACGCCCGTCGTGGACGATCCCTACCGCTTCGGCGCCGCCTCGGCGGCCAACTCGCTGAGCGACGTCTACGCCATGGGCGCCCGCCCGGTCTTCGCGCTGAACGTGGTCGGTTTCCCCGCGGGGCGACTTCCCCTCCGCGTGTTGGAGAGGATCCTCGAAGGGGCGTTCGACAAGGCGCGCGAGGCGGGGGTGATCATCGCCGGCGGCCACACCGTGGACGACACGGAACCGAAGTTCGGGCTCGCCGTCACAGGCTTCGTCCATCCGGACCGTCTCGTGCGGAACGACGGCGCGCGTGCCGGCGACGCGCTCGTCCTCACCAAGCCGATCGGCGTCGGCGTGCTCGCCACGGCGGTGAAGCGCGGCCTCGCCGAAGAGGGAACGGCGGAGAAAATCGCGGACCTGATGGCGGAGTTGAACCGGGCGGCGGCGGAGGCGATGGAAGCGATCGGTGCGAGCGCCTGCACCGACGTCACCGGCTTCGGCCTCCTCGGCCATCTGCACGAAATGACCGCCGGGAGCGGCGTCGACGCGGAGATCCGCGCCTCGGCCGTGCCGCGCCTCGAAGAGGCGCTCCGTTGGATCGCCGCGGGGGTCGTCCCCGGCGGGACGGAAAACAACCTGGAATTCGTCCTCCCCCACGTCGACTTCGACGCCGATGTCCCCGAGGGAGAGCGCGTCCTCCTCGCCGACGCCCAGACCTCCGGCGGGCTCCTCATCGCCCTACCGGAAAAGAAAGCCGGCGCGCTCCTGGAAGACCTTCGCAAGCGCGGCGTGCGCGAAGCCGCCCTCATCGGCCGCTTCACCGCAAAGGGGACGGGAAGGATCCGAGTCGCGCGCTAA
- a CDS encoding peptide-methionine (R)-S-oxide reductase — protein MRNKPVQWEIGIFFAALAVIIAWSDGGRDRGSAAAWENTFSPADSSLPVKEIGPAAPWLRISLDDSTRQRRLTPAIDRVTRLGEDVTDGAGDHNDNDAEGVFRCVCCGQPLFHSNAKSTSGTGWLSFERCIGDDGTPSAQNSRLGSMWSEVVCGRCGSHVGYLFPDETSPTEVRYRISGDALVFDPGATDTSKTSLCGTGGGGTPIPSENWGVGHSYSRRYGFSHLYGNAIEEDVTRIGR, from the coding sequence ATGCGAAACAAACCCGTGCAGTGGGAAATCGGGATCTTCTTCGCCGCGCTTGCGGTGATCATCGCCTGGAGCGACGGCGGGCGGGATCGGGGCTCGGCGGCGGCGTGGGAGAATACCTTCTCTCCGGCCGACTCATCCCTTCCGGTCAAAGAGATCGGCCCCGCCGCCCCCTGGCTCCGGATCTCCCTCGACGATTCCACCCGTCAACGCCGGTTGACGCCGGCAATCGATCGCGTCACCCGTCTCGGAGAGGACGTCACGGACGGCGCCGGCGACCACAACGACAACGATGCCGAGGGGGTCTTTCGCTGCGTTTGCTGCGGCCAGCCCCTTTTCCATTCCAACGCGAAGTCCACCTCCGGAACCGGTTGGCTCAGCTTCGAGCGATGCATCGGCGACGATGGGACACCCTCGGCTCAAAACAGCCGTCTCGGAAGCATGTGGAGCGAGGTAGTCTGCGGGCGCTGCGGCTCCCATGTGGGATACCTCTTCCCCGACGAGACGAGTCCCACCGAGGTCCGTTACCGGATCAGCGGAGACGCCCTCGTCTTCGATCCCGGGGCGACGGATACCTCGAAAACGTCGCTCTGCGGGACCGGCGGCGGCGGAACGCCGATCCCATCGGAAAACTGGGGCGTGGGACATAGTTACTCCCGCCGTTACGGTTTTTCGCACCTCTACGGAAACGCGATCGAGGAGGACGTGACGCGGATCGGGCGATAA